The window GATGTACGGATGTGCGTGCCTGTGTGATGTTAGGGGTCAGCGgatgggggtgcgtgtgtgtgtgtgtgtgtgtgtgtgtgtctggaccGCATGAGGAGGTGCGCCATTACGTACGGGCTCTCCCCTACATTTTGAGACACCTCCAGCTCAAGGCTGTGGCCCTGGACGGCCAGTCCTTTGGctgctctcttcccttcctttgagCCCCTGGACACCATCCCTTCCCCGAGCAGGAAGAACTCCTTTCAGACTCACCTCCTCACCTGCCCAGCCCACCTCCAGGAGGCTCTCTCCTAAGATGATCCCATCATGCCCCCGCCTCTAGGCCAAGAGGAAGCCCCACATCATGACCTAAGAAGCCCGAAGCCTCAGAGAGGGCACCGAGGCCTCCCTGAGACTGGTCATGAGTCTCTGCTGACCAGCTGAGAGCTCTGGACAGGTGTGAGTGAGGTGAAACAACCCGTGGGGAGTGAGTAGGGGCCAAATAGGGCTGGCAGAGCCCTTGGGGGTGGGTTGGGCAGGTGGGGCTAGGGTAGctaaaaaaagggggagggtggCATCCCTAAAAAATCGAGACCGGGACGCCGCGGCTGGGTGAGCTCACTAGTCCGGGAGTGTTTGCACAAAAAGTCTGAGCCGGGGGCAGCACTGGAGGCTTTACTGGTTTTGTCTAGTCATTTCTCTGGGGAAGAGGGGGACGACACCTTAAAATGGATTTTCAGCAATAATGGACTCCCTTTCCTGGTTCCTGGCAGTGAGCTGCAACgtaaaagagaaaatgtcacTTGGGGCCCAGGGGGAAGGTCTGGGAGAGGGGTGATCCCAGAGGCCTCTGCGAGGAGGGCCCTGGGGGTAAGAGGGCCTCTTCCTGCTGCGCGCTGATGGGCAGCTGACCTTCTGTTGTGTCTGTTTGTCACCGGGAAGAAAGGGGTGCTGGAGAACCCTGTTCCCTCACATTCCAGTCCACGGTGTGTCCCGGGCCCAGGGCCATCAGGTTCTCAGCAGGGCAGATGCTAGCCTGAGCATTTCTGACGAGGGTGACCAAACTTCCTAATGCTAGAATGGGCCTTCCCATTTCGAGCCCGGGTCCTTGCCCGAGCCCAGGAGTGCTCACCCTCCATGGTCCCCAGGCCTCCTCCAGCCCTGGCCTTGGCACTTCGCCTCAGTCCACCGGAACCCTGTTTCCAGCAGCCTTTATGAGGCCACTGAGATTGCGACATCACAGGccaccccatcccctcccccggcccctcaTTCCACTTTCCCAGCTGTGTGAAGAGTGGGCCCACCCACACGTCCTAGCCCACACCCTGCTCTTTTGGGGAGCTGTGGGCCAGCCTCGCTTACTCTTCCACGGCTCCTTGAGGCGGAGGGGATATGGTCGGTGCCTGGAGAAGCTTCACTTCCCCCTCGATGGTGGCCCTCTTGACCCCCGGCTTGTTGAAGTCAAGGTAAGAGTGGGGGAAGCTCTTGTCTTCCTGCTTCCAAGCTTTCTGTGGCTCCCCTGCTTCAAGTGGTTTCTCTAGCCATTCCTTAGCGAGCTCTTCCTTCTCCGGCTGGTCCACGGCCGGTGGCACGGCAGGATCTGTAGAAGGCGCCTCGGCCTTCTGTGGTGGAGCTTTGATCATATGCTCCAATTTGGGCAAGTCCATATTGCTGGAGGAGGCCACGGCCAAGGAAGATGCAAAGTTGGTCAGCTCTGCCAGGCCAATGGCTGGTGAGGGACTGGGGGAGGCCGGGTGGGGATCCGGTGGCTGCTGGGCGTCTGCGGCCGGAAGAGCTGGCTGGGCGTGGGGGCTCTGGAGCTGCTGCTTGGAGCACGTGGCGTCCTTGAGGTTGGACTGCTGGTCCTGATGGCTGGTGGCCTTACCTGTACTCTTCTTGTCCAGCTGCCTGCCGACCGCCTGCTGCAGGCTGTGTTCGGAAGCCTGGATGAGTTTGTCTGCCCAGAAGAGGTGCTTGGAGGTCTGCACGCGGATGGAGCGATGGTTGGCGGACGCCCTGCCCTTCTCGGCAGCACTCAGGTAGCTGGAATTGGACCTCACGCTCCACTGGCTGATGTCCTGCTGCGGGAAGGGCTGGAGGAACTCTGTCCTATACTCCTGCTGCTCAGGGTCCTTGGGCTTTGGCTTGGGCTCCAGCTCCACTTTTGGCTTAAGGTACAGGTCCTCTTTCTGCACGGGCTTCAGTTCTAGCAAATCTTTCTCCGGCTGAAACATTTCAAATGAAGCCGGGGAGGCCCCTGGCCCTGAGGTCCTCCCTGGCGCCaattccctgcccccctctcctgccttcctccctacACTGCCCtaccccctccctgcttgcttccCCCCCTACACGTGCCACTTTGCAGAGACCTCCCTGGGGCGGGGAGGCGGGAGGGTGGCTGTGCGTGAGCGTGCCCTGTCCAGGGTCCCAGACTTGTCAGGGATTTGGGGAAGACGGGCCTTAAAGAATCCTGCCCCTTACCTACCACCTCCCCATAAGAGGTGCCCCAGGCCCACTGTTACCTCAGTCTCCTCTTTTTCTTGTGCCAGCTGGAACTGGTGTTGGGTTATGGTGCCCCTACGACGGAAGGAGACAGAGTGGATGACAGGCCTCCGTGGGGTGGGTGGGATGCTTTAGGAGGATGGAGGTCTCTGGGGGCCTCAAGGCCCCCGGCCTCGCCCCCTGGCAAGATGCCTCCGGCACATCCACTCCCCTCACTGTCCCTGCATCCGCCGGAGAGCTATTTTCAGACATTAGTGGGTTTAGGAAGTGCCTGGAGAGCTTGTCAGGTTGCCCCCTGCCCCAAAGAGGGACCCCAGTCAGTTGGAGGTGAGGCCCAGGAGGCTTCAATTTAACCAAGTGTTCCAGTGAGTCAGTGTGGCCAGTGCCCAGAGGCTGGCTCCCTATAGAAGGAGAAGCTCAAGGATAATGCCCTCCTCCTGGCAGATCTGAAaggcagaggtgtgtgtgtgtgtgtgtgtgtgtgtgtgtgcgtgtgtaggATCCCCTCAGTTCTTGTTGGAAGTTTGCTGCCATCTGGGCCCCTGCCCTCAGTGCTCAACCACAGGGACTCCTTCTCCTTCTTCGGGCATCTGCCCACCCTCACCTCAGGTAGCTCTGTCCTCAGAGCAAGGCAGTGAGAAGGCATCAGTCCCTCCATGTCCCCCCGTGTGCCCCGCCACCCCTCAGTCCTTCACTAATGTCAGGGGCTGGAGGCAGAAGAAGAAGCGGGGGTGGTAGGACTCCCCCCACGACCTTTTGGCCTGGATACTGCCCCTGGGGAGATTTTGGAAAGAAGCCAGATGGAGGGAGATCCCGGCTTGGGGGGGCGTAGTATACGAAGACTTGGCGGTGGTGGCAGGGGTAAGGGTTGGTGGTCCCGGAGGGTGGGGGACTGGCTCTCACTGCGTCTCCACAATGTCCACTGACTCCTTGCCACAGCAGGGAAATCCATTGGCACCTGGCAGGGAGAAGGAAGTGAGGGCAGGGGAGCTGCAAGCGGGGACAGtcccagggcagggggtggggggcggtctgGAGTCCAGGCaggtgtctgcctccctccctgtcccccatctCAGCCCATTCACCCTCCCCTCTCCCGTCCTGCCCCTCAGCTCCCTGCTCTCCCTACCAAGGTCACCAGCCCCGCGCCCCACATTTGCTCCCCTCCACACCCGAATCTGCCTTTCCTGCAGCTCTCCCCGATCCATCACCGTCCTCCACGAGGCTGCCCGGGCATTGTGTGGGGGCACATTCTCTGCTTTATCTCAATTGATTCAACAAAGAATGAGAAGAGGTTCATTGGCCCAGGGTCCCTCAGCTGATAGTTGCTGATGTCAGGAACTGGATGCAGATTTGACTCCAGAAACTCTCAACTCCTCTGTCCTGCATACTTTCCTACTGCGTGGGACCCCCCCGAGAATCTTCCTCATCTCCCTCCATTCCTGctcctctgcccccttttctccacTCTCTCTGGCCAGGCTTCAGATCTGCCGCTCACCCTAATCCCGGCCTCTCCTACCCTGAAgccctttctctcctccaggCTCCTCACTCCATCACATCCTGGGgtcacccacccccccactgcAGGCCGAGGTTCTCACCCTAGGGATTTGATCTGAAGTGATGCTGACAGCTATTTGGTTTCTGGGTTCCGATCACCTCCTACAGAAGAGGCTGAGCAACGCTTTGGGGAAGGTTCCCCCACCCCAGTCATTTCCCTGGAGGCTCGCATCTTTTATGGAGGAAGCTTGTTTTTCATCCTCTGGGGGGTAGGGGCACCAGGCTGTCCCATTCTCTGCTCCCCCGGGTAGTAGATGGGGGTTGATGGTGGAGTTGTCATGGCAGCGGGAAAGCTGGGTCCCCCCCCCTGAGCCTGGAGTGTGGCAGGAAATGGTGACCTTGGCTCTGGCCGAGAAGAATTGCTCCCAAGATTATATCCAAAGGATCAGAATGTGCATGGCTTCTTCCTAAGAGATGTAGAGGTTGGTTCTGTGACTGGGATTTGGGCACATCCATGTTCCTTCTGGGCCTGGGCATCGCTTTGGATCACCTGCGTGGCCGGGCTAGGAGTGTACTGCCACAGAGGGGCTCCCAAGAGCCAGCTCAGTGGTCTCTTCCACATCTTGCACCAATTCAACGGCCACGTTCCCTTAGCTTCCTCCCCACGTCTCCGTTTCCAACTCCACCTGACCCCAGTGCTGCTGTTCTCCAGGCCTCTCACCTCAGAACCTTTGCTCGCCCTACAAAATTTCCCTGGACAATCTAATCAACAGCCGCAGCCTAAACCGTTCCACGAACAACAACTGGGGTGTGGCTAGGAAGCGAAAGTGTTATGGTGTGAACCTCACAGCAGCTCTGGGGGTTGGAAACAAAATTCTGAGGTTGGCTCAACTTGGGACCTCTGTGCCCAACTTGGGAATGTTCTATTAGGGATTCAGGTGACATTCTGTAGTAtgtgaaataatttcaatttccaaCTGCTggttgctagtatatagaaatgtataCCTTGTaaccacctggctggctcggttggtagagcatgtgactcttgatcttgggtcctTGGTTtaagccccatgatgggcatagagattactttcaATGTGTGTGACACAAGacggttttacttcttccttcccaaattGGATgtgtcttatttcctttttctgctttaCTGTACTGAGAACAATGTTCTGTACAATGCTGAATAAAATTGAGAGTGGACacccttgctttgttcctgaccttggggagAAAGCCTTCAGTATTTAAGTATACTGTTATacttaagtataatgttagctgtagctTTTCtcatagatgctctttatcaggttgaggaagctcccttctatttctagttcaCTTAGTTTTTAATTAGGAAGAGAGGTCAGATTTTGCCTGatggtttttctgcatttattgagatcatTATATGGTTTCTCTTTtgtatatctttcttttcttttctttctttctgttccttccttccttccttccttttcttctttctttctttctttctttctttctttctagtaatctctgcacccaatggggggcttgaactcatgaccccaagatcaagagttgcatgcttttctgactgggccagccaggcgctcctgtttttctttcatagTCTGTTAGTATATTATTCgttatatataacatgttataGCATATGAacaatgttatattttattctgttaataattcttttatattctgtttatggtgaaataaactaattttttaatgttaaaatcaaccttgcattcctgagataaatctCATTTGGTCACAGTGTATTATCATTTTAtacattgttgaatttgatttgcttacttaaatttatttatttaagtaatctctacaccccatgcagggctcagactcatgacgttgagatcaagtgttgcatgttttgactgagccagccaggctcccctgctttgctaactttttaaaagaaatttctcatgAGGTTCATGAaatatattggtatataattttcttatattgtcaggttttggtattagaataatgttggcctcatagaatgagttgggaagtattctgtattcaattttctggaagagtctgTATAAAATtcgtattctttctttcttgcatttggtagaattcacaggTGAAGCTTGTGAATGTGGGCCTGGAGTTTCCTTGTCCGTTTCATCTAAGTTGGCAAATTTATTGGCATGAggtgttcataatattctttattgTCCTTTTCGTATCTGTAGATTCTGTAGTGATGTCacctttttcatttctcatattggtaacttttgtcttctttctttttgtcctgtTCAGtttggctagagatttatcagttttgttgatcttcttGAACTGGACAGAGATATATCTGGTTCCTGCCTGATCATCCTAAATTGATATCTGCCTGGCAATCACTCCTGCAGTCACAGGTTCCCAATCAGCTTTTCGTGATTTCACTCTTAAACATGAACAGTCAAGCATCATCAGACATTTGACAAAGCTACCCATATGCaattgacagagaaagagaaaaggtgatTCTAGAAGACCAGAGGTTATTTGGGAGACAGAAAGGAGCtttaaaagtattctaaaatcTTAAGAGATTCTGAGATGTACATATTCAACAATATACGTTCCAACCAAAAAGCAAGAATAGGAtgctattaaaaaagaattaggaaaagagCTTTTGgcaaaaagaatcagaaaataaaacaaaatcttcacAGAAAGTAGAACCAAAATATCCCAGAAAGTGGAACCAAAATATCAAGTGAGAGAAAAGGACCAAGAGACAGTCCAATTCTGAGTCATAATAAAAAGGAGATCCAGAAAGAATAgagaatatagaaaagaaaaatcaaaatttctcTGAACTGAGTGATGTCATTGGCTTAAAAGGGTTCAGTGAATGCCCAGCACTAGACATATCAAAAGATCCTTGCTGTGAAAGTTCATTGCACTGGGAACAAGGAATTCTTAAATGCTTCTAAAGTGGAAAAACCAGTCACCTACAAGGGGAGGGGAACTGATTATATAGGCGGCAGAGTTAACAACAATGGTTGCCTTTAAACTTCtgaggaaaatgttttttaacctacagttttttaaaaatttaatttattttgagagagagagggagagacgaagagaatcctgagcaggctccaagcgcagagcctgatgcggggctcaaacccacgaaccatgaaatcatgacctggagTCAAATTCAAGAGCCGATTAACTGAGCCACTCCAAGTGCCCCTAATCTATAGTTTTATATCCAGCCAACTTATCATTTCAGACATGGAAGGACTCAGGAAatttgcttcctctttttttaggAAGTTATTTGAGAATGTGCTAAAACAAAATACAGGTGTAAAACAAGAGACCTAGGAAGGAAATAGTGTGTCCACCCCAGGAAAGCAGCTAAGTCCTAGGAATGTTAACTGTACAGAGGCAAGAAGATGAAGGGTTTGGGGCAGTAGATTTCTGAAATCAAGAAAATCTTCTAGAATAGTTGACTAGATGTAGAGGTTGGTAAAAACTAAGACTATGATACACCAAAGAATATAAGCAAAGGCAACTagaaactccaggaaaaacaaaaaattgtatgAGAAAGAAAAGGTCATTGTAGCACCTTTCCTGGTTCTGCAGTAAACAGTAGTTACGTAGTCACAATAACGTAAGTCCTGTTTACTAATTTTCAACCCTCAGAagcaacatataaataaaatttggaaaacatattTGTGGCTATAGGGCAGTGTAAATGCTACCAACCTTGatattgaaaaagtaaaaatacaggtTAGAGACACTGGGAGGTGAAAGGCAGGGAGGAAAGCTGAAGGGAAAGGCAGGGGCACTAAGAACATCTTACTATGTGTGATATCAAAAGATACTGTCTacagtgataaaaaataaatataggagtATATTAAACTTACAAAGGCATCAGCAGATCTAAAAATAATGTTGGGAGGATGGGGGCAGGTGGATCCATTAGAGCAGGAAGGTGATAATGTCTAGCACTGATCAAGAAAGAGTCTGGAAGTTTGTAGAAAGATAAGAAGGCAATTAGGCAGAAAAACAGTTCAAATGAAACAACTGTGGGTGCTCCATGAGACCGGGGGTGTGCTATAGGGAATACTTGCTTTTCATCACTGAATAAGCTCTTCAGTACTATTTAATATTATGCACGTGCTAAGGGCCACGCAGTGTTCTAGGGGATACAGTGATGAACATCCAGTCTCTGCCTTCTGGAGCTTTCAAGTCTGTGGCTTAGACCACAGGAAACCCTCCAATCTCTATTTCTTATTCCCTCTTCTCCTGAGCTCTCAACTCAAATTCCAGTTACCGATCGCACATTTCTCCCTAAGGGGACCTCTCCCTTGTCAGAGCCTTAGATATCTCCTGTCTCCGAAATGTCCCTTGTTTTCTGTTGAGATGACGCTCGGGGCTTACTGCTTCCTGGAGACCTTCAGGACTCCACCCCGCGGCCTCTCTTCCAGTCTTGTTTGCCCTGCCCCTGCAGACCTCTGAGCGCAGGACCTCTTGCTGACCCTTCATTAGAGATGGGCAGAGTGTGTGGGCGGCCCACTTTGATTCTTTGATGCCCCCGCACACAGAGTCTGCAAGGTGGATGGTCGGCCGAAGTCTGCGCGAAGAAATGCATTCCTCATCCCTCTCGCCCTGCCAAACCACGTGGCCTGTCCTCCATTTGTTCACAAGGTGACACCCTGCGTGTCCCGACTCCAGTGTGGCCGACACAGTTCTGCCTGCCTGACCCGTCTTCTTTCCCAATCACTCAACTCCTGATAAGCCCCTCTCCCCGATAATCCTTCAAACTTTGGCCCAAATTAGAAACCTGGGTTATTtgtgaccccctcccccctccctcccccagtttcTGACCTCCCTACTTCTGATGTTGACCTTGTGCAGGTCCCTTTCTCCACCCCCACTGCCTCTCCTCAGCTCCCAACACCAAAGTCAACACAAACCTAGCAATTACTACCCACTGACACTCCATGTTGAGTGCTTCCCGTATGTTCTATCCTCACAGCCACTCTAGGCTCAAGCGGCTGTGACtctcctttcacagatgaggaaactgcacAAGCCACACAGCTGTTAAGAGCAGCACCATGACCTGACCCTGGGTCTGACTGGCTCCAAAGCCCACGAGGCCCACCACGGTGTTTTCTGCCATCTCTTTAGGCTTCTAGTTGGAGCACTGCAGCCACATTTCCCTCCAGCTCGGGCTTCTTAAAGACCCCAGAGCGAGCCCGCAGCGCCACACCTGCCTTCGGTCCCATCCAGACTGCAGGGTGGCTTCAAAGATCCTGTGTCGTCTGACCTCTGCTCTCTTTTGGCATCTCCTGGTATCCAGCCCCAAAGCCCGCTCCCCCAGAGCACAGCAAGCAGGCCCTTTTGTGCCTGAGTGCCTTTGCACAGGCTACTTCAGATACCAAGAAAGTCTCTCTTCTGGAAAAATCCTACTCACTCCTGACAGGCCAACTCACCTCTCCTGAGTCCTCTTCTCTGTGACACACCTAGCTGTCTAacccacattttaatttttagtgaacTCATCAGACTCAGGGCCTAACACAAAGGCTGAAGGGGGTGCCGTAAATGTCACAGGAGTGATTTAAGGTGTCTGCATCAATTTGTTACTCCACAAGTTTGGAAAGGGGAAAAGCTCTCTGGTTGTTGGCTCTTGGCACATTTTTAATGCTGGCCCGTGTCCTCCTGGGAGAGAAGGTCCCAAGAAGGCCCCCATTTCAGTGGAAACCGCTTTGCCCGTTGGTACAGAGAAGAGTGCAAAGGACAAAGGAGGCGCTCAGTATCTGTTGAAGCCCACTGCTTCTCCCTGCAAAGGCTCCAATCATCAGGAACGACTTAAAGGGATTTTAGGGTCATCAGCAGTTTGGGATAATTCGTGAGTTGTTTCCTGGGCCCAAGGCCACTCTTGGCGTGTGCCCAGAACCCCTTCAAGATTCTGCTGAATGTGGCCTGTACTCCCAGGTGCGCATGTGAGCCCTGGGGCACAAGCTTGTGCACCTCGCAAGGCCCAGGCCAGGCGTGGTAGTCAGAGGGCGGAGGACTGTCGGCTGGGGTCGACCTTCCTTCTAGGCGGTCCGGggctttgggggcaggggggaggggccccGGGCCGAATCCCCGCCTCTGCTCCGCGCCCCGCCCCTACCCCTttccccgccccgcccgcctgGAAAAATCCCTCGGCGCCCGGCCCAGCCGCGCGCCAGCCCACCCCCACCTGTCACCCCCATGCTGACCGAGGCTCTgtcggggaggcggggagggggctgctggtTGCTGCCCCTCCGCCTCCAGTGAACTCTTTGGTTGGGAGTTGGAGGGGGGGGCGCTGGCGCCTGTGATGTCGCCGCCTCTGTGACGTCCCTGCCGCGACCCTCCCGCGGACAGGGAACAGCGCTCAGGATTCCCGGCTCACGGGCGGGGCGGCCCTTGGGAGGTGTCCTCCGGAGAAGGCTGTCCCACCCCCGCAGCCCCAGCCCTCTCCAAAGACGCAAGACTGACTGCTTGGCTCTTCCCAGCAGTCCCAGAGAGGGCCGCGACCGGTAAGCTTGGATGGCCTTTGCACCTGCCTGGAGCACGCGCACATACTTGAGCAAGGATTCCGGGGGTGTGCAGCCAGATTTGACAAGGCACCATGTGCTCAGGGCggcctggggtgtggggggagggtgggtggaatTCATCCTCAGACAGGAGCCCACTCCTGGCAAGTCAACTCTGGTCACTCAGGGCTGGGAGTCTAGGCTGGCTCCCGGTTCTGTTCCCTGGAAGCCAGGCCTCAGGGACAGGAGTGGGTGGGGCAGTCTTTGTTCTGGGCtcctggtcccccccccccccccccaggccagggGCTTCCCTACTGCCACCAGGTGGGGCATCTTGCCTAACTGGTCTGAATAGATAGGCCAAAAGGAGGCCTGGAAGCTCCcactgggagggggaagggggaagagtgACCTCGCTCAAGGGTTGAAAACAGTCCTTGCCCACAATAAAGGGCAGACCTGGGAAGATCCCACCAAGAAGGCAAAGGGAGGCAGCTGTTAGGATCTGTAAGTAGGTTCTGTAAGTAGGCAGGTGAGAGTGGGGACAGCCACGGCCTAACACGTTTGTCGTCAC is drawn from Panthera uncia isolate 11264 chromosome E1, Puncia_PCG_1.0, whole genome shotgun sequence and contains these coding sequences:
- the SPATA32 gene encoding spermatogenesis-associated protein 32 isoform X2; this translates as MNSTHPPPTPQAALSTWCLVKSGCTPPESLLKYVRVLQAGAKAIQAYRSRPSLGLLGRAKQSVLRLWRGLGLRGWDSLLRRTPPKGRPAREPGILSAVPCPREGRGRDVTEAATSQAPAPPPPTPNQRVHWRRRGSNQQPPPRLPDRASVSMGVTGANGFPCCGKESVDIVETQGTITQHQFQLAQEKEETEPEKDLLELKPVQKEDLYLKPKVELEPKPKPKDPEQQEYRTEFLQPFPQQDISQWSVRSNSSYLSAAEKGRASANHRSIRVQTSKHLFWADKLIQASEHSLQQAVGRQLDKKSTGKATSHQDQQSNLKDATCSKQQLQSPHAQPALPAADAQQPPDPHPASPSPSPAIGLAELTNFASSLAVASSSNMDLPKLEHMIKAPPQKAEAPSTDPAVPPAVDQPEKEELAKEWLEKPLEAGEPQKAWKQEDKSFPHSYLDFNKPGVKRATIEGEVKLLQAPTISPPPQGAVEDSLPGTRKGSPLLLKIHFKRRGHDGIILGESLLEVGWAGSRRQKTKRAPSSAQRTYRPPQKPRRLPPPDPGEEQPCRTQKGRPQQPTALLTQVEPASIRATGAEQASPRAREGKRLAATRLVQSGSGSGSQRSSCADENLLPMTPRQLAAFQEIFKLFSPSPTGTVDMRSMRAALRHVGIQLSPQEMCEALRQADLDGDGTVSFKDFLGVLTDSYRLAQCLGQARNSRFYDPQGLQTLFLEILFKLMSQGFVPHKSVQEVMSYYTKKQRALRPNPGWKDRWRDHSGSAGAPGGLTFFCQAARLSGLSSNELELSLHRLNKAGARSPYSQIPNLARQTPPENRQKRAPRPNVRLLKSCQPSSHKLGPNQGSLSAGESR
- the SPATA32 gene encoding spermatogenesis-associated protein 32 isoform X3; this translates as MNSTHPPPTPQAALSTWCLVKSGCTPPESLLKYVRVLQAGAKAIQAYRSRPSLGLLGRAKQSVLRLWRGLGLRGWDSLLRRTPPKGRPAREPGILSAVPCPREGRGRDVTEAATSQAPAPPPPTPNQRVHWRRRGSNQQPPPRLPDRASVSMGVTGANGFPCCGKESVDIVETQGTITQHQFQLAQEKEETEPEKDLLELKPVQKEDLYLKPKVELEPKPKPKDPEQQEYRTEFLQPFPQQDISQWSVRSNSSYLSAAEKGRASANHRSIRVQTSKHLFWADKLIQASEHSLQQAVGRQLDKKSTGKATSHQDQQSNLKDATCSKQQLQSPHAQPALPAADAQQPPDPHPASPSPSPAIGLAELTNFASSLAVASSSNMDLPKLEHMIKAPPQKAEAPSTDPAVPPAVDQPEKEELAKEWLEKPLEAGEPQKAWKQEDKSFPHSYLDFNKPGVKRATIEGEVKLLQAPTISPPPQGAVEEPPQKPRRLPPPDPGEEQPCRTQKGRPQQPTALLTQVEPASIRATGAEQASPRAREGKRLAATRLVQSGSGSGSQSRSSCADENLLPMTPRQLAAFQEIFKLFSPSPTGTVDMRSMRAALRHVGIQLSPQEMCEALRQADLDGDGTVSFKDFLGVLTDSYRLAQCLGQARNSRFYDPQGLQTLFLEILFKLMSQGFVPHKSVQEVMSYYTKKQRALRPNPGWKDRWRDHSGSAGAPGGLTFFCQAARLSGLSSNELELSLHRLNKAGARSPYSQIPNLARQTPPENRQKRAPRPNVRLLKSCQPSSHKLGPNQGSLSAGESR
- the SPATA32 gene encoding spermatogenesis-associated protein 32 isoform X1, which gives rise to MNSTHPPPTPQAALSTWCLVKSGCTPPESLLKYVRVLQAGAKAIQAYRSRPSLGLLGRAKQSVLRLWRGLGLRGWDSLLRRTPPKGRPAREPGILSAVPCPREGRGRDVTEAATSQAPAPPPPTPNQRVHWRRRGSNQQPPPRLPDRASVSMGVTGANGFPCCGKESVDIVETQGTITQHQFQLAQEKEETEPEKDLLELKPVQKEDLYLKPKVELEPKPKPKDPEQQEYRTEFLQPFPQQDISQWSVRSNSSYLSAAEKGRASANHRSIRVQTSKHLFWADKLIQASEHSLQQAVGRQLDKKSTGKATSHQDQQSNLKDATCSKQQLQSPHAQPALPAADAQQPPDPHPASPSPSPAIGLAELTNFASSLAVASSSNMDLPKLEHMIKAPPQKAEAPSTDPAVPPAVDQPEKEELAKEWLEKPLEAGEPQKAWKQEDKSFPHSYLDFNKPGVKRATIEGEVKLLQAPTISPPPQGAVEDSLPGTRKGSPLLLKIHFKRRGHDGIILGESLLEVGWAGSRRQKTKRAPSSAQRTYRPPQKPRRLPPPDPGEEQPCRTQKGRPQQPTALLTQVEPASIRATGAEQASPRAREGKRLAATRLVQSGSGSGSQSRSSCADENLLPMTPRQLAAFQEIFKLFSPSPTGTVDMRSMRAALRHVGIQLSPQEMCEALRQADLDGDGTVSFKDFLGVLTDSYRLAQCLGQARNSRFYDPQGLQTLFLEILFKLMSQGFVPHKSVQEVMSYYTKKQRALRPNPGWKDRWRDHSGSAGAPGGLTFFCQAARLSGLSSNELELSLHRLNKAGARSPYSQIPNLARQTPPENRQKRAPRPNVRLLKSCQPSSHKLGPNQGSLSAGESR